The following DNA comes from Desulfuromonadales bacterium.
GACGATCTCGAATGGGGTTTCCTGGAGGATTTTCAGCGCCTCCTCGCCGGAGGCGGCCGACTGCACCTGGTAGCCGGCGTGGGTGAGGAGCAGGGTCAGGGCTTCGCGGTTGTGGGATTCGTCGTCGATGAGCAGGATCTGGGACAGGTTACGCATGCACACCCCCTCTTGGTGTCATTCTATTGACGGAAATACCTTAGCATGGTCTCAGTCACCGAGGCAAGCCGCTTTTTCTGCTCCTCCCCGCGACCCGCCGTCGGGCTAATTGCCCGGTTTGACAGGCCCCTGCGGCTTGTTAGACTTGGAGCATGATCCCGCGTCGGCACAGCTCATTACTGATTGCCTCCCTGGTAGCCCTCCTGCTGGCGGTTGTTTCCTTCACTGCCATGGGTGCCGCACCGGCTTCACCGACCATCCGCGTGGTGCGGGTGGCCGACGTCATCAACCCGGTAGTCGCCGACTTCATCACCGCCCAGCTCAAGACGGCCAACGAGGCCGAAGAGCGTGCCTTTCTTCTCGAGCTCGACACGCCCGGCGGACTCGATACGGCGATGCGCACGATCATCCAGTCGATCCTCGCATCCAGGGTGCCGGTGATCGTCTACGTCTACCCGTCGGGAGGGCGGGCCGCCTCGGCCGGCGCCCTCATCACCCTGGCCGCCGACTTCGCCGTCATGGCGCCCGGTACCAACCTCGGCGCCGCCCACCCGGTGGCGATCGCCCCGGGGGGCGGCGGCGACAAGAATGAGACGATGATGGCGAAGGTGGTCAACGACGCCGTCGCCTACGCCCGCAGTATCGCCGAGCAGCGGGGCCGCAACGTCGAGTGGGCCGAGCGCATCGTCCGCGAGAGCATCTCGACTCCTGCCAGTGAGGCGCTGGAGCTGAAGGTGATCGATCTCGTCGCGGCCGACGAGGCGGCGCTGCTCGAGGGGCTCGACGGTCGCCGTTATCTGCGCGAGGGCAAGTCTCTGACCCTGGAGACGGCAGGGACGGTGCTGCTGTATGCCGAGATGAGCTGGCGGCAGAGAATCCTGACCGTCCTCA
Coding sequences within:
- a CDS encoding nodulation protein NfeD, with product MIPRRHSSLLIASLVALLLAVVSFTAMGAAPASPTIRVVRVADVINPVVADFITAQLKTANEAEERAFLLELDTPGGLDTAMRTIIQSILASRVPVIVYVYPSGGRAASAGALITLAADFAVMAPGTNLGAAHPVAIAPGGGGDKNETMMAKVVNDAVAYARSIAEQRGRNVEWAERIVRESISTPASEALELKVIDLVAADEAALLEGLDGRRYLREGKSLTLETAGTVLLYAEMSWRQRILTVLSNPNVAYLLLMLGILGIFFEISQPGVILPGAIGAIALLLAFYAFQTLPVNYAGVLLILLAFVLFVLEIKVASYGMLTVGGIIALALGSLMLIESSEPYLQISRVVILATVSVSAGFFSLVLWFVVRSQRTRFVSGSEGMAGERGVADTDIHPEGRVFVHGEYWDAFSTEPIGKGERIEVIQVAENLRLQVKKVNEQEPGFRNQKNSAT